A window of Ananas comosus cultivar F153 linkage group 4, ASM154086v1, whole genome shotgun sequence contains these coding sequences:
- the LOC109709041 gene encoding E3 ubiquitin-protein ligase RHF2A-like isoform X2 produces the protein MDGHATSAAAFVEGGIQDACDDSCSICLEAFCDSDPSTVTGCRHEFHLQCILEWCQRSSQCPMCWQPISLKDPTSQELLEAVEKERNSRVNRPRSATSLPQPMLGDFEVQHLPVGAEDADLEERIIQHLAAAAAMGRTYRIHRREGNRGRPADHGRTQHMVYSRRQSAPPAVSSSPLSANRGEDENSSGQPTPGSQDRAGPSDFQSFSDSFKSRLNAVSMRYKESITKSTRGWKEKLFSRNSAISDLGSEVKREINAGIATVSRMMERLETRDGTGPSMNSGLSNIQDPLATETTRERITLSSGPTTALLSDSTSSASGPK, from the exons ATGGACGGCCACGCGACATCGGCTGCGGCGTTCGTTGAAGGGGGGATTCAGGATGCTTGTGATGATTCATGCAGCATATGCCTCGAAGCGTTCTGCGACAGCGATCCCTCTACG GTGACTGGTTGCAGGCATGAGTTTCATCTGCAATGCATTCTTGAATG GTGCCAGAGGAGCTCCCAATGCCCCATGTGTTGGCAGCCCATCAGCTTGAAGGATCCTACCAG CCAAGAACTACTGGAGGCCGTAGAAAAAGAGAGGAACTCCCGGGTTAACCGACCACGCAGTGCTACCAGTCTTCCGCAACCAATGCTTGGCGATTTTGAAGTGCAGCAC CTTCCTGtaggagctgaagatgcagatCTGGAAGAGCGCATTATACAGCACTTGGCGGCTGCTGCCGCGATGGGTAGAACCTATCGTATTCATAGAAGAGAAGGAAATCGTGGTAGACCGGCAGATCATGGCCGTACTCAACATATGGTGTACTCAAGGCGTCAGAGTGCTCCTCCTGCCGTATCTTCGTCTCCGTTATCTGCTAATAGAGGGGAAGATGA GAACTCATCTGGTCAACCTACGCCTGGAAGCCAAGATAGAGCTGGACCATCTGATTTCCAGTCCTTCTCAGACTCTTTCAAGTCTCGCCTTAATGCAGTCTCAATGAG ATATAAAGAATCGATAACAAAAAGTACGAGAGGGTGGAAAGAGAAGCTGTTCTCCCGAAACAGTGCTATATCGGATCTGGGTTCTGAAGTCAAGAGAGAGATTAATGCGGGAATCGCTACCGTGTCGCGTATGATGGAGCGTCTCGAAACTAGGGATGGTACTGGGCCTTCAATGAATTCTGGTCTGTCAAACATTCAAGATCCTTTGGCTACAGAGACAACTAGAGAGAGGATCACACTGTCGTCAGGTCCCACAACTGCTCTTCTAAGTGACTCTACTTCATCGGCTTCTGGTCCAAAATAA
- the LOC109709041 gene encoding E3 ubiquitin-protein ligase RHF2A-like isoform X1 — MDGHATSAAAFVEGGIQDACDDSCSICLEAFCDSDPSTVTGCRHEFHLQCILEWCQRSSQCPMCWQPISLKDPTSQELLEAVEKERNSRVNRPRSATSLPQPMLGDFEVQHLPVGAEDADLEERIIQHLAAAAAMGRTYRIHRREGNRGRPADHGRTQHMVYSRRQSAPPAVSSSPLSANRGEDESVPAINSLNPSAPIASGTNFANSPGLSNNRNSSGQPTPGSQDRAGPSDFQSFSDSFKSRLNAVSMRYKESITKSTRGWKEKLFSRNSAISDLGSEVKREINAGIATVSRMMERLETRDGTGPSMNSGLSNIQDPLATETTRERITLSSGPTTALLSDSTSSASGPK; from the exons ATGGACGGCCACGCGACATCGGCTGCGGCGTTCGTTGAAGGGGGGATTCAGGATGCTTGTGATGATTCATGCAGCATATGCCTCGAAGCGTTCTGCGACAGCGATCCCTCTACG GTGACTGGTTGCAGGCATGAGTTTCATCTGCAATGCATTCTTGAATG GTGCCAGAGGAGCTCCCAATGCCCCATGTGTTGGCAGCCCATCAGCTTGAAGGATCCTACCAG CCAAGAACTACTGGAGGCCGTAGAAAAAGAGAGGAACTCCCGGGTTAACCGACCACGCAGTGCTACCAGTCTTCCGCAACCAATGCTTGGCGATTTTGAAGTGCAGCAC CTTCCTGtaggagctgaagatgcagatCTGGAAGAGCGCATTATACAGCACTTGGCGGCTGCTGCCGCGATGGGTAGAACCTATCGTATTCATAGAAGAGAAGGAAATCGTGGTAGACCGGCAGATCATGGCCGTACTCAACATATGGTGTACTCAAGGCGTCAGAGTGCTCCTCCTGCCGTATCTTCGTCTCCGTTATCTGCTAATAGAGGGGAAGATGAGTCAGTCCCAGCTATAAATTCTCTTAATCCTTCAGCTCCTATCGCTTCTGGCACAAACTTTGCTAATAGTCCTGGTCTATCTAATAACCG GAACTCATCTGGTCAACCTACGCCTGGAAGCCAAGATAGAGCTGGACCATCTGATTTCCAGTCCTTCTCAGACTCTTTCAAGTCTCGCCTTAATGCAGTCTCAATGAG ATATAAAGAATCGATAACAAAAAGTACGAGAGGGTGGAAAGAGAAGCTGTTCTCCCGAAACAGTGCTATATCGGATCTGGGTTCTGAAGTCAAGAGAGAGATTAATGCGGGAATCGCTACCGTGTCGCGTATGATGGAGCGTCTCGAAACTAGGGATGGTACTGGGCCTTCAATGAATTCTGGTCTGTCAAACATTCAAGATCCTTTGGCTACAGAGACAACTAGAGAGAGGATCACACTGTCGTCAGGTCCCACAACTGCTCTTCTAAGTGACTCTACTTCATCGGCTTCTGGTCCAAAATAA